One window of the Gammaproteobacteria bacterium genome contains the following:
- a CDS encoding GNAT family N-acetyltransferase, translated as MDTLILRDAQEADLDAMVDLLQQLFAIEADFNPEPDKQRRGLALMLAQPGHAKLLVAEFGGRVVGMLTAQVLVSTGEGARVALLEDMVVDAGHRGRGVGGALLGAMEAWAVEAGLPRLQLLADRQNAPALEFYKRSRWTPTQLVAWRKHPAPAD; from the coding sequence ATGGATACGCTGATCCTGCGCGACGCGCAGGAGGCTGACCTGGACGCCATGGTGGACCTGCTGCAACAGCTGTTCGCCATCGAGGCCGACTTCAACCCCGAACCCGACAAGCAGCGCCGCGGCCTGGCGCTGATGCTGGCGCAGCCCGGGCACGCCAAGCTGCTGGTGGCCGAGTTCGGCGGCCGGGTGGTGGGCATGCTTACCGCGCAGGTGCTGGTCTCGACCGGCGAGGGGGCGCGGGTGGCGCTGCTGGAGGACATGGTGGTGGACGCCGGGCATCGCGGCCGCGGCGTCGGCGGCGCCCTGCTCGGGGCCATGGAGGCCTGGGCCGTGGAGGCGGGCCTGCCCCGCCTGCAGCTGCTGGCGGACCGCCAGAACGCGCCCGCGCTGGAATTCTACAAACGCAGCCGCTGGACGCCGACCCAGCTGGTGGCCTGGCGCAAGCACCCCGCCCCGGCCGACTGA
- a CDS encoding helix-turn-helix transcriptional regulator, with translation MRKNVGDRIKALRERAGMSQAELARRIHVSRPTITQWESRSTKNIREDNLIALAKAFGISVDELLTGEPPAGTRETRGTYTVNVESRDEELLIQNYRRLGPDDQAGVQRVVDAFARAPQGRKTAK, from the coding sequence ATGCGCAAAAACGTAGGCGACAGGATCAAGGCGTTGCGGGAGCGGGCCGGCATGAGCCAGGCCGAGCTCGCACGGCGCATCCATGTTTCGCGACCCACCATCACCCAATGGGAAAGCCGATCGACCAAGAACATCAGGGAGGACAACCTGATCGCCCTGGCCAAGGCGTTCGGCATCAGCGTCGACGAGCTGCTGACGGGCGAGCCGCCGGCGGGCACCCGCGAGACGCGGGGCACCTATACGGTGAACGTGGAATCCAGGGACGAGGAGCTGTTGATCCAGAACTACCGCAGGCTCGGCCCGGACGACCAGGCCGGCGTGCAAAGGGTCGTCGACGCCTTCGCCCGCGCGCCGCAGGGCCGCAAAACGGCCAAGTGA